The region CGAATTGCACCTTTTGAACAGCTTTAGCCAGTGTATAAATACCAGGCAGTATTAAATACGGAGTATAATTAACAAATGCATATCGACCTGTACGTCATATAGCCCACATGGATCCCCATCGCGTCACCACGCACCGGAATAGCACCCAGCTGCGGATGATCCTGCCGGCCTTCTGCCATCTAGCCGCCCAAGTAAGTACGAGATTACTCAAGGTACTGGCGGCTCATTTTCGTTCTGTTGCGTTATACAATTTCTCATTGATGACTGGCATTCGACGAGATGTTAAGGCTACTGTTTAGCTTGCGATCAAGGTTGGTGCTGCATCCTACTAGATTGCGATTTCGTTCCAGCGAATCTAGCGGTTCATTGTAAACAGCGCGAAGCGACAGCGTTGGGATATGGCTGAAGTACTAGCCGGACAAATCAGATTTTGAGCTGGGTTATCCCTTTCCTGGCACAAGCCGGAGCTTCCCTGCACCCTACCCAGCTattgtctcttccaacacAGCAATAGTGGGTCCCCGATTGGACCAGGTCGTCAACATCTATACAAGTCCCACCGGGCCTTTCTGCGTGTACATTCTCCGGAAAGAGATTTTCTAGTATCTTAGAACCAAGCGTTGGGGAGACCCACGTCGGAATTAGGGTTTGTTGACCGCCGTATATGGCGGCAATTCCGCACTCATAGATTCCAAGCAGCTAACCTTCTCTATAGGAAGCAAATTCCACAAGCCTGAAGACTTACAgacggaaaaaaaaatggtcCACGCACCCAGTCTAACACCAGCTGAAACTACTGAAACAGCAAACGCACAAGGTACTTAAACCATCTTGAGGGATGGGTCAAAAACCCGGCTCTGGTCCAGGTACATACAGACGACTGTACCGCTTGTGTTTTCGTGGACAGAGCGTCATGGTTTGTCGTGGCGCCATGCAAATGAAATCAGGCAGATAAAGGTAGTGTCGATGACTCTGGTCCTGAGATGGAGTTCAGCCATTGTAGGAGCGGCCTGGATTATACCCTCTGTTTCGGTCGTTCCGggcaaaagaaaaacataAGAAGGAACCAGGAGATAGACAGCTGAAGACAAAGGGTGATGGAAATAAATACTATGTTGAGATTGCTGCAGGGAGGAGATACGGTACGCTCGACGAGCGAGCCGGAACATCTCGAAGTACCACACTTGGTTATCGAGCGGCCACCTACCGCCTATGAAGGACTGGACCTGATATTCAGATCATATATCATTGTGGTCAAATTCTCCCCGGCATtaccttcatcctccttcttcagGATCGACTCAGTATTGAAACTCAGGTCGTTGAGTAACCATCCATTTTGTAGTTTTTCTCTTATTTCCCTCTGCCAAACCTCACTACAGGCAAGTCTCCACTGCTCAATgaactcctcagcctcatcctgggTGTTGAACCGCTGATGGCATGCTGACTCGAAATAATCGGTAGCTTTCCTGACATCTCTGCATCATGTCAGAGGATTTCAAGCGCAGTCAACGAAGTGCATACTTGTAGTCCTTGAATACCCCAGTGGATTTTCCATACGCTACCGCATAAAACCTTTCTGTTGACCGGGGAACAGTCTTACTAGCTTGATTGCCTTTGATGACCTCGCTATACTCGCTGAAACCCCTTTTCTGCATGGAGTTGCGCGCTTCTTCAAGAGTATCAAAACCCTCATGATCCGCGCCGTTATATTCCTTAACCCTAGGGTGCGCCTGAGCCCTGGGGAATCATGATTAACACATTTGCCTCATAGGTTGGTATTACATACCAAGAAGACACTATAGTAGGTCGGTCTACGCGGCCTTTGTAGATCGCATAATAGTTTTTTGGTGACATCGTATATCGAAGAAACCAACAATCGGAGTCCGCAGCAACGCGAGGAGAGTCAGACTCTAAATCGGTGAAACTTGACCTTTGACAGAAGAATAGCTCTCGCAGGACGCCTGCAAGGTGGAGGATCCTCACCCCAGGATTTAATAGAGCTCAAAAACAAATCCGATGCTATTGTTCTGAGCCTCCAGGCGTACCTAAAACAACGAGATAAATGCTATCGCGGCATCATTATGTACAGAAATCAAGGGATATTCGCCATCTACAGCCACGTCACTACTTCCAAGCGGGGTAGGTGAAATCGCAATGTGACTGTACTTTTGATGGCTTCCTGTACATGGCGGCGGCGCCATACTCCTTCAGGAATCTAAAAATCACGACAAACTTACTTCCTTATTTGGTAACAAGCGAGGGCGCTGCCGAAAAAGTAGACTTTAACGGATATAGGGGCCTGCTTAATCGTTACAAATCTTAGCTGAACTCACCCACTACTTAGAATGGTATCACTTTTAAATAACAAGGCAGCCAGGTCTATTTTAttaatatataaatatagtACTGGCTTGGAATTGCCCGAAATAAGTGGTGCCACTTCAGCAAACAATTCTAAATCTGCCTTACACTCATGCAGGAGGGTAGTGTTAGGGTAAGATTTAAGGAATATATTACACGCTGCGTAAGATTCTTCCCCGCACATCTGCACTCTGACGCTTTTGACTATTATATCAGAATATCACCATCTACATTGCCTAGTCCGTTTCTGGTCCCTTATTCCGGAACAAATTTATCTGTTGACTTTTAATCCTATTGTTTGAAAGTCCCACTATATATTTCCCGGAGCGTCTGGCTAGCCACTTCCGGAAATGCCTTTATTAAGACTTAAGATTGGATGACTTATCAAGTTGCTTGTATGTTTATACCTTTACCATGATCAATCCCTTAGTAGTTCATGCCTTGCTCGCCACAATAAAATCTCCGCTAAACGTCCTGTCCCTTACGCATCATCGTCCCTGATCACGGCTTCCCTTTCGAGGGGAGGTTTACCCGCACCAGTCTTTTGCAACTCTGATATCTTCCAAGCTCTTACGAGCCAGAGGGAAATGGCTGCGCCCATAAACATAAAGCCTGTGAATATTTGGGCGTGCAGGAAATTCGTTCTGTTGTCGGTGCGTAACCAAAGGGCGAAATGGCCGCAATGAAGCTCGCCATATTGGGAACAAGCTGGCCCCATCGCCGCGAGGCACTGACTGCTATTGAGACTGCCACGTTAGGCTCCTACGAGTCTATAGCTGTACCGGCACGATTAGCCCGCCTCCgcctggaggaggatatggaaacTGTCGCTCCGACTGTAACTGGCAACACGTACCCGGCTACTACCAACATATTTGCCCTGCCCGACGATATTATTCGGGCTTCAGATTCTGACAGGTGCTTAGTCGAGCACGTGGCAAGCAAACTCTCATCGAATGGCGAGTACTTCTGAATAGCGCGGCCGCAGGAGAGATGGGCAAGGCCCGTTACGAACAAGCGAACAGGCTTGTGCAGATACTCAAAGACTACACAAACACAAAACGCAGTACCTGATTTTTTGAATGTGTTGGCCTTGTTGATCAAAGACACCTTCAGCCCCCTCGCATTGGCTTCGCCTTCAGCTTGCCGTTGAGCCCTTCAGGCGGCGACCATAATCCTGTATCATTGCACGATTACCCCTCGATGGAACAGTTCAAACGATTCCTACCATCTTTGGGGGAAAGATTCGAGCACGCGCAAATAATTGCGCGCGGATTTCTTCAGTTCTTCCAATTGGGCTGGCATCTCAAGAGCATTAGCAGCCACATAGTATACTTCCTCCCGGATGGCGCTTCCTGGTCTGTTAGCGACCCACATATCAtgggctttgctttttcttgacCTCAAGAAAAAGGCATATCTGGCCGACAGTCCCGCACCGACGACCTTGAGCTTTACCAGCATCCTAGTTATTAAGGACAGGATACGCCAGGACACAGGCTGCTATACGACATTTACAGCATTGGTATGGTCCTTTTCGAGATTGGAACGTGGCGACCTATTAATTCATACTTCGATAAAATGAAGCAGGAAGACAGACATTTGACCAGCAGGGTTTTTTGTACCAGGCTGACTCGACGCGAAATTGCTAACCTGGGATTTCGAACGGGCACGCACTTTAAGGACGCTGTTTATAAATGTCTTCGAGATAACTTTCAGACAGGCGATGGACTTGAACGGGATTTGGAGTTGAAGCTGGCATTTTTTGAAAAAGTAATAAGAAATTTAGACCTGTGTCGTGCTTAGCTGGATGGGTAACGGATGCGTCTATAAGATTGTTTGGTGAACTAGAATCAACAGGAAGCCTGAGCATGCATGACCAACTTGACTTAGTATTCACCTCTGagatataaaaaaaaaagttctCCATCATTTGCGGGAAGATACCAGTCTGTCAGCTGATTGCACGGCAGATGTTTATATGCGGGAGTCCCGTAATGTCTACTCATCAGAGCCGCCACTCCCATAATTCCGAAGGATGTGGTGTACCTTTCTATCATGCATCGCACTCTTGTTAGGCAGGACGTTTTGCGGTATTGGGATAGGGAAGATAGTTCAATTATCCTATACCGCGTTTTCAACGGCGAATAATGGCTGATTAGCGATCCGAGCGTTCGCGCATCAATAATATCTGTTCCTCTCATGAAGCTCAAGCATATTTTGCTTCCGCCCATGCTATATGGAGAGTCGATAAATTTGCCCTATTGCACATcctttctgtttctgttcGGGCCTTGTTTCCAGAACCCGGCTTGCTATCCGCAGGCCAGCAGCTCTGTTCACGGCAAGTAATCATTGGTCCGCAACATTGTAGAACATATGAATTAGACTAAAAATCTGGATACAGAAGGCTATGTAGAATAATCGGTCCAGACACGGCAGGATGGTCCAACATTGAAAGCTAGTAAATATTCTCAACCTTCAAAATCAGTCAGGGTCAACAACTTCCCATCCAACAACTTCCCAATGTGTGTTTTGTCAATCTCTTGTCCGTCCTTTCTAATTTGCGACATGAGTACCTTCAGGAACTTAAGCGGACTTTTGGTGAACTTAGTCTTGTTAGGTGTCAGTATAAATCCGTCTGGGGCCAGGCTCAGACCCTCTGGTGCAGCGTAATATGCGATTCCAAGAAAGTTGCATATCTCATGATATTCGCCAATAGAGGAGATATAGAGCTGACCCGCAAAGAGATTCAGCTGTATCCTAACCGCGGCTGGTATGTCCAAAACAGCACAATCCGCCTGCGGTACAGTGTATAGGTCGAGTTTATCGAGGGCCGAGAAGTTGCTGTTCTGACGCGGCGCATATAAATGTATCATGACCGTCTTGGACTTCAAAATCTCAGAGTGAAGTTCGTTTGCTTCATAAGGGCTTATGACTATCATGTGCTTCACAGTCTTTCTACCCCCTTCGGAGGAAGGACGGGCGATGCCTGTGAGCACCCATTGGACGGGACGTTGGTAATCGTCCATGGTCGATGACGGTGACTTGGGTACCCGAACTGTCCGGACGAAATCCCCTGTGACAAGCAGGCCGGAGGTGGGCTCAGGCACGTCCGAGTGCTCGGCAAACTCGGACACGTTCAAGTAATTCGCCGCTGAAGTATCGTCCAGCGCCTGAAACGCGGGCATGAATGCGTTTGATCCTTCCTTTAATATTCCAGTTGCCACAAAGTAACGCAAGTCGGGGTGAATAAAGTGATCCTCTGGGGTCGCTGCAGGTGGCCTTTGGACCTGTCGTTCCTGCTCAACTTCTGGCGCCAGTTGCCGTTCCTGTTCTTCCTGTAGTTGTGTGGATTGGAAGTTTATGTCTTTGAACTCGCGGCACCTCTCTCGGATAAGACGGATGTTGTCATTGTCGTCATTATTGGATAGGGTAAACGGCGGCGTGTCTTGGTCAGAATGGGGCCTATATCGCTGTTCGATGGACTGGGATTCTGGTTCAAGAAATTCCTCTGCTAGGGTTTGAGTCATCTGAGTCTCACCATCACGACGGGCCCTGTTCCATAGATTGCTTTGGCGCTCAAAACGTTCTCCCTGGATTGCCCATAACGGTATAGTACGCTGCATATCGGCCCACGTCTCAGAGATCGCCCATCGGAGCACGTCTGATACATTGATGTCGTGCCCGCTGGGTTTTTCAACGATGGAGAGGATCTTCGTTTCGATCTCCTGAGGGACGCAGAAAACAACAGACTGCCCCTTTCCCAatttcctcatcctcatgcATGCTGTATAAGTGATCAGTAAGCAGTTTTTGCCTGACGCTAACCTTGGTGGTCTTACCTTGCACTAGTTTGTCTTTTGTTAGACCTGCTCCAAGAGTTACAGCAGCTCTATAGTGCTGAGGCAGTTTCAAATCAATACCTCTTGTATGGGCCTCATCTAGGAACACAAGGcacgcctccagctgctttGCAAAGGGCGAGATTTGCAGCGGTTCGACGAGCCCAGTGCGGTCAACAACGCAGAGCTCGTCAGCGTCACTGACATAAACAACGGCTTGTGCCCGTTCCTCGTCAGGGGCCATTTTCAACCAGGTCTTAGCCACCTCGAGGTTTGTCAACTCCAGTATCTGGGCACCCACGTCAAGAACAACTTGTGTGCGTGGATTCAGACTCACAACCAGGTCAAGCAGAATTTCCGCGTCTGATTTGGGCTCCCTTTCATTGCGCGCTGAAATAGGGACAACCGAGTTCTCCGGTCGTAGGAGGTATTCAAGCACCAGAGCATTGGTGTGATTTTGCTCAGGGAGGTCGAGTTGCGTTACCCTCAAGGGAAGCGTGACCCGAGAATCGTTTGTTCCACTGAAGCCTGCAGTTGGAAGTGAGTTGATCTCGCCGATATCCCATCCCGACGCGGATATCTTGTATGGGAATTCTTTCATCTCCTTAGGAAAAACAAGATGAGCGAGTAGATAGTCGATGGCCCCTTTAGAGAATCGCAATCTTGGGAAAACCCGCTCTACACACAGATGTCGGTCTTGGAGGTTTATACCACCTAACTGGCGGTATGCATCCGACAGGTCAGGTGCATCATCTACCCAAGCCTGGTACTCTGTGTCGGCCTGGTCAGACTTGAGTAAATGATGGAAGGCTGCGACTAGATCTTCATTACTGAGCCCAGCGTAGTAATAGCTCAAGCACGTCAATACGATAACAACATCAGGATGACTGAATTCAGACCGTGGCGCTGGGTTGTCTTTGGCACGGTACGGAACAGAAAGCTTTGTTCGCGGTTTCCTGGAGCCATCAGGACCATAATTGACCCTCCATCTTTTCTGACTGAGGCAGGAAGTTAGAACGCCACCAGCAAGGAGGCCCCTCAACAGAAGAAGGGGTTCCTTGGTACTGGTGGTCCAAAAGCTGGCCGCACTGTCACCTTCAACGGCAGCAATTTCCTCGGCTGACAGTTCGATATTGACAATGTAGGAGAGAATTGCCCTTCTCGTCGCCTCTGGCTGCCTGGATATAGGCAGCGACTCAATGCCGTTGTTGCATATGTGATTAGCAATCTGCCTTAACAGATCCACTGCCGCATTTTCGTGGAGTAGCCGTATTCGAGGGAAGCGCCCCTGTTGTTGACCATGGATCTCAATCGAGAGAGGAAACTTGGCTTTGACAGCTGGGGCAAATCTCTGTACTAGACCAAGTAGCTTTTGGATTAGGGTCCATCTCTGCGGACTGAGCTCCAAGGCGCGTTGAGAACCCATGGTATAAATCAACTCAAACTTGACGCTGAAGTTTTCATCACTTTCATCTACCACAGCACGCGAGGACTTCCGAAAGAGTTGAAGTATTCTCTGCAGACGACGGCCAACTGCGTCTCTCCCAGTGAGAAAGCACTCTTGACACATAAGCTTCAATGACAGTATGTGTTCAGGCTGAACTAGTAGGACACCACCATTCTCCATGCATTCCAAACACATACTCTCCATCTCTGATGCTTCTTTCTCACCTATGCTGAGTGAGCGTGTTACGGGCAAGCAGTATACGCGGCGTCCCAGCAGTCCACCGAGCTTGGAAACTAACATTTGAAACATCTGGCGAGATTGTGGCTTTGGGACGAGCACATAGACCAGACATGAGCCATTTGCAAGCGCAGTGACTACGATAGGAACAATGACTGATGACTTGCCCTCGCCCATGTTAAGCTGCATCACGGCGTTATGCCCGGGCTGTATGTTCCTTAACTGTCGGGCAATTTGCTCCTGGACATCCCTGATCAGGATTCCATTCTCAATCTCCAGTAACAGCGACTCTGGAAATTCGTAGGGATCCCAGTTAGAGTGCCCCGGAGTTTGGAGCTCCCGGACCAGTTCTTCTCGATGACCGACCAGGCTAACCAGCCGCTTAGCTCGCTGGAAGGCCGTGATGGAAATCCCGTAGGCTATGAAGCAGGCTTTCCAGCGCGGGGAGATCTGATTCCACTTCTTTCGCGTCAGTTGTTGAAGGAAGAGCTCTGTCGAGAACCTTGGACCCATGTCGATAGTGATTATTGTCTTCAAAGTGGCAAGATAAACCGGGTTTTCTTTAGATCCCACACCGGAAAATGTCATCCTCGCAAATATAGCTCTATGCATCTCCTTGTAATGCTCCTCACAGCGCGTGAGATAACCATTGATGACGTTTCTTAGCTCCTCTTCCGGTAAGGTAACCTGATCCGCCTGCCTGATGCCTTGGAGTGACTTGGCGCTGTCCCGGAGCTGTTCGACGTATCGGCTTTCATAGCCGGACCTTGCTTGTGAGCCCAATGCCGTAATCAGTGGTACAAGACGCGGTGCAGGCCCTATGGGTGTGGAATCAACATACAATAGGTCCATTAAACCTGGCGGCTTTGTCGGCAGAACTGGTGGCGCGCCAAGAGACTGATCGAGCACGTCTTCAATGGAGATAAACCCGCGTTTTcgcagaagaggaacggCTGGTGTAGAGAACTGTGGCGAGGGCACTGCCATGATCTGGACATGTTGACTGGAAATCACAGAAGTGACCATAGTTAAGTACTCTCGGAGTTCTCTATTGTTAAACCATTCAGAAAAGCATCTGTGTACCATGGCCATAGCTTGCTGCATGTGGTAATAATCATCGCAACTTGGAACTTCCTGGCTACTGGGAGTTACGGGTGCTGCCGTTGGCCATTGGGAACGCAAGCGCGCGATTAGGCTGTTGAGCGCTTGTGCCCtattcttcaatctctcttgTTCGATGCGTCGCCTGAACGCGCGATAagtctctttttttttgggaaCAAGTGATGACTCTGGCGTTTCATCCCGCAGGACTGACTGCATCTGGCACTTAAGTACGGTTTCATTTAGCACATACCCTTTGGTTGGCTGGAATGAGCTTCTGGGTGGCGGCCTACAGCAGTCCATGGCCCGTATAACATAGAAGGCAGCAAAAGTCTCCAGCACAGCCATTGGAATCTTATTGGAAAATGCCATCGCTGAGACCCAGATCATGACCTGATATCTGTTTAGTTGAGCAGGCCCTTGGCGAAGTACCTCATGGATGCTGCACCAATGAGCCGAGACGAAGTCGACTGGGTTCAATAACCAGGTTGCATCATACTTGAGCCTTTCCTTATCGACCACCACATCGGGGCCGTAAACCTCGTCTGACTGACAGAGAAATTTCCAAATCTCTGAGAGCCGATGCTGGTGGTCTATTAGCAGGGCTGAATGAAAGGTTCCCTCATGGATGGTTTTGCACAGACAAAACACGCGGGAGAAATCCTCTGATTGATAATTCCGACCACGTTCCGTATACTGGACATCAAAGGCTGTTGTATGATCCTCCGCTCCAAAGCCAGTGATACGGAATACCGATGATCTAATTCGATTACGTTGCAGGAGATCATGGTTGGAAAACGGTAGAATGGCCCCATATCGCTTTGAGTGCGGGTAGAACATCCTCATAGTGCTGTCCTGGTCAAGTATAGCCTGAACCTGCTCACGAAATTCATCATGGTGGGCCAAAGAGCCCAGATTCTGCCATCCAATGCTTTGCATCACGCGTTCATTGTCCGGATAGTACTGTCTCACAGTGGTCAGGCGTGCAATATTAACCAGAAGTGAAATTTCGTCTTCTGCCAGTTGGATGAAAGACCGCATCGATGCTGAACGAAGGACAGACAGAGCCTGTTCGGTACCTGTCTTCTTAGTCAATACATCTGGCAGGCAGAACGATGTGACAGCATGTAGGTAGCATAGCATGAGTTTGCTATGCAGACTCCCGTTGTCAACCAAGCGACCAAGTTGGTTATCCACCGAATATACATGAAGTTTAGAGCCGTGCTGCCACCCAATGTTCACAGCAACATGTTTTCCATCTCTTGCCCAATTTACAGCACCATCAGGAATGAGAACCTTTCGGCTGTTGTCGTTCTCATGGAGAAGGACAAGTTTACTCCGCAAGCCAATGAGAGTACCCAGTGACTGATCCGGATCAATAAACATGCCCCGATATTGACGAGATCGAATCACTGAATCCCCTGACTGGAGAGTAAAGCTCAACCTGAGGCGGGGAACATCAATTTCTAGCGAGGACGTTGAGGTATGGAACTTGTAATGCACTCTCGAAGGTTCCTCAATCGGTTGCAAAATGCTGGAAAGAAATTTAGCCGTATAACTCCAATTATTGACCAAAGAAATTGCGCCATTCACAAGACACCAGCCGTTTTGTCCAGGGCGTTTTCGTTCCAAGCGCCAGTGGGAGCTTGATGATTGCCAGGGTTCCTTCACTGGGCAGAATTCCACGTACccgccatcaacatcatacCAGTGGGCGTAATTCTGAACGAAGTCAACCGGAAGAGCGCCATCGAGAAGTCTGAACGGTACGAATTCTCGGGCCTGGTCGTCCTCATTGATTGTCCGAACGCAGAGGTCAAACCCATTCAAACCAGGAGCTGATTCTTTCCCCAGATGTATTGTTTGCCTCATATGCTTCCTCTGTCCAGAGAAACGCATCCCTGGGATTCCACTGGGCATTACATCCATAGCGGATTGCCCAAATAGAGTCCTGTATGTTCTGTGGCGCTCATACTCTGCGGGTAGTCGTGCCAATGGTTGGCCGTTGATGAGTAGTTCGCCAGTAAGCACATTGTAATGCACCTGCAGGCTCTGGTCACCAGTTACTAACCAGTGGTTACCACCCCCAGGAGCAACTGACCAAGGGAACTCTGGATGGTAGGCAGCCCATGCCTCCCTAATGGCGAGATCCATTGCTGGACACTTCTTATGGACTATGTTGTGTGCCAGGTCACGGTAGCAGCGGTAAGAGACGATCTGCCAACGATGGTATAGGATCTGCGACAAAGAACCAGCAGTCATGTCGAGAAGGCCCTTTCTGTCGTGGATCATCATACAGCATTGGATCCAAACTGAGGCGTTCAGCTCATCCTCTAGGATTTGCTGCACAACAGGACTTTCAGCATCAAAGGTGGTGACGCAGATCAGTGCGAGGTAAGTTGCCCGTGCGATCAAATCGTTCCGGTGCCTATCAGTGTCCGAATGGCCCGCTTGTTCCCTGACAAGTGTGATCAACTTAAAGCTTGCGGTACGGAGACTTGAGAGCTGTGCCCGACATAGATCTCGAACCTCGGTAGAGGCTGAAAGGGCTAGAATTCTTTGCGTGAGAATCACCAGTACGCCGAGCTCCTGTGCTGACTCCCAATTTTCTTTGATTCTAGCTGCAGTATTGTTGATCTCACCCAGCAGGGCAGTTGTAAACCTATCATCATCTAGGATGACGTGCCCTGCTCGCAGAACAGAGTCCTTGGTTGACGTTCCAGCTTGGCGGATAATCTGtaggatgaagaagcaagtctcgtccttcttgaaTACGACAGACGGCATAGCCAGCTGCCGTAGGATGTTTTGCCACTGTATTTCTACGCCGAGCGGCATCGAACAAAGTGCCTTATACTCCTCTAACGAGATATCAAGCGGGCAACTATCCTGTGACCCAATAACAGTGTTAGGTGAAGGCCCGTTTCTGCTATGTGCTGGCCGGAATAGAAACATCTGTAAGTCTGAGCTACGTCTCGGCAACTTGTAAGTGCACGAGGATGCGGTTTTGTTGGTGGCCATGAATTGAGTGACGAAACAATCGGTTCCGTGGTCGAAGTAGCGAAGGACCAACCCGTTCGCTAGGCAGACATCACTTTCAGTTACATCGATAATCTTCTTCTTATATCTGTGTGTCTTGACATGAGGCTTGACCTCTGAGAGGAGGCCAATTCTCCGGGAATAGTTGGTTGACGCGAAAAAGGCTGACAGACCACTATAATCTTTAGGTTGATGCCTAGCCCGCGGGTTACCCTTAGAAGAATAATCCAGCTGCAAAACgttgagaaggaagaatacTGTCGTGTCGCGCCATGATGCAAAAGGTTGAGGAACGTTCAACTCAAACACCGTAGTCTTTGCTTTCAGAGGATTTGTAGGTAAGGGCCATTCGTGGATACCAATTTGGATTGAATCTGCCTCTCTGGTGTACGCACAGCGTTGGCAATTAGGACTGTGGCGCGATTCTGTATGATCGAATCGTGAGTCAGGGATAACTTCATAATACGTGCATTCCCTCTGACCGGCGAGGGCGTAGAGTTCCTGGTAC is a window of Aspergillus nidulans FGSC A4 chromosome VI DNA encoding:
- a CDS encoding uncharacterized protein (transcript_id=CADANIAT00009397), with protein sequence MPAPFMVSTIDASLYLFHHVFFPSKLPQGDDYDTNCELILIDSVIHSLKEFRTLVPKHHRQVVDPVIAMVARLRGIHGSHGDMSEGRLKEAFQKLDDEGGILPIHVRCQNAAILMTRDEKVIYVEVFELSPQNEAVYSTAGRLQRQFPGPSFMLDRATFNAPGFQDTLANTLYTMSHQSAPGTKSRVKKAGQEHDEERDTTDPKMVTEFLVAFLRPYATIFDGLQIQKNTREEVLWLDTRLPWRRSPLWLLVRVALQLNLQRLCRRHEISDDIYKHYMVYYMGSVLNVCLEEAMSDEQYYVMTAKIARRLCKLDLSHLPAWFPFVQTVLKKANRSIQKSWGEIIDQTGSRLGKEYPGKLNFEEDVYHSLPDLDKWLEGLEERRHCLSSADFQPRTDLLEFDKAKLPLPLRTDDTDYNLLNLAAFEDWVEFNLDSWLQVHISDEDTCQQLHDLIKNYYHVAFPQYSSNPEAVSVMLLTILELWIACDKSAVILHPLLSDYDTCVPMELFEVLLLPYRSQMERLARAEDYMEQRRQRLRFPESSIFEDFGTRSCFSVRFFDKSIEHQDLLAEIEDHAERERTKKKLELRQKHQRYQELYALAGQRECTYYEVIPDSRFDHTESRHSPNCQRCAYTREADSIQIGIHEWPLPTNPLKAKTTVFELNVPQPFASWRDTTVFFLLNVLQLDYSSKGNPRARHQPKDYSGLSAFFASTNYSRRIGLLSEVKPHVKTHRYKKKIIDVTESDVCLANGLVLRYFDHGTDCFVTQFMATNKTASSCTYKLPRRSSDLQMFLFRPAHSRNGPSPNTVIGSQDSCPLDISLEEYKALCSMPLGVEIQWQNILRQLAMPSVVFKKDETCFFILQIIRQAGTSTKDSVLRAGHVILDDDRFTTALLGEINNTAARIKENWESAQELGVLVILTQRILALSASTEVRDLCRAQLSSLRTASFKLITLVREQAGHSDTDRHRNDLIARATYLALICVTTFDAESPVVQQILEDELNASVWIQCCMMIHDRKGLLDMTAGSLSQILYHRWQIVSYRCYRDLAHNIVHKKCPAMDLAIREAWAAYHPEFPWSVAPGGGNHWLVTGDQSLQVHYNVLTGELLINGQPLARLPAEYERHRTYRTLFGQSAMDVMPSGIPGMRFSGQRKHMRQTIHLGKESAPGLNGFDLCVRTINEDDQAREFVPFRLLDGALPVDFVQNYAHWYDVDGGYVEFCPVKEPWQSSSSHWRLERKRPGQNGWCLVNGAISLVNNWSYTAKFLSSILQPIEEPSRVHYKFHTSTSSLEIDVPRLRLSFTLQSGDSVIRSRQYRGMFIDPDQSLGTLIGLRSKLVLLHENDNSRKVLIPDGAVNWARDGKHVAVNIGWQHGSKLHVYSVDNQLGRLVDNGSLHSKLMLCYLHAVTSFCLPDVLTKKTGTEQALSVLRSASMRSFIQLAEDEISLLVNIARLTTVRQYYPDNERVMQSIGWQNLGSLAHHDEFREQVQAILDQDSTMRMFYPHSKRYGAILPFSNHDLLQRNRIRSSVFRITGFGAEDHTTAFDVQYTERGRNYQSEDFSRVFCLCKTIHEGTFHSALLIDHQHRLSEIWKFLCQSDEVYGPDVVVDKERLKYDATWLLNPVDFVSAHWCSIHEVLRQGPAQLNRYQVMIWVSAMAFSNKIPMAVLETFAAFYVIRAMDCCRPPPRSSFQPTKGYVLNETVLKCQMQSVLRDETPESSLVPKKKETYRAFRRRIEQERLKNRAQALNSLIARLRSQWPTAAPVTPSSQEVPSCDDYYHMQQAMAMVHRCFSEWFNNRELREYLTMVTSVISSQHVQIMAVPSPQFSTPAVPLLRKRGFISIEDVLDQSLGAPPVLPTKPPGLMDLLYVDSTPIGPAPRLVPLITALGSQARSGYESRYVEQLRDSAKSLQGIRQADQVTLPEEELRNVINGYLTRCEEHYKEMHRAIFARMTFSGVGSKENPVYLATLKTIITIDMGPRFSTELFLQQLTRKKWNQISPRWKACFIAYGISITAFQRAKRLVSLVGHREELVRELQTPGHSNWDPYEFPESLLLEIENGILIRDVQEQIARQLRNIQPGHNAVMQLNMGEGKSSVIVPIVVTALANGSCLVYVLVPKPQSRQMFQMLVSKLGGLLGRRVYCLPVTRSLSIGEKEASEMESMCLECMENGGVLLVQPEHILSLKLMCQECFLTGRDAVGRRLQRILQLFRKSSRAVVDESDENFSVKFELIYTMGSQRALELSPQRWTLIQKLLGLVQRFAPAVKAKFPLSIEIHGQQQGRFPRIRLLHENAAVDLLRQIANHICNNGIESLPISRQPEATRRAILSYIVNIELSAEEIAAVEGDSAASFWTTSTKEPLLLLRGLLAGGVLTSCLSQKRWRVNYGPDGSRKPRTKLSVPYRAKDNPAPRSEFSHPDVVIVLTCLSYYYAGLSNEDLVAAFHHLLKSDQADTEYQAWVDDAPDLSDAYRQLGGINLQDRHLCVERVFPRLRFSKGAIDYLLAHLVFPKEMKEFPYKISASGWDIGEINSLPTAGFSGTNDSRVTLPLRVTQLDLPEQNHTNALVLEYLLRPENSVVPISARNEREPKSDAEILLDLVVSLNPRTQVVLDVGAQILELTNLEVAKTWLKMAPDEERAQAVVYVSDADELCVVDRTGLVEPLQISPFAKQLEACLVFLDEAHTRGIDLKLPQHYRAAVTLGAGLTKDKLVQACMRMRKLGKGQSVVFCVPQEIETKILSIVEKPSGHDINVSDVLRWAISETWADMQRTIPLWAIQGERFERQSNLWNRARRDGETQMTQTLAEEFLEPESQSIEQRYRPHSDQDTPPFTLSNNDDNDNIRLIRERCREFKDINFQSTQLQEEQERQLAPEVEQERQVQRPPAATPEDHFIHPDLRYFVATGILKEGSNAFMPAFQALDDTSAANYLNVSEFAEHSDVPEPTSGLLVTGDFVRTVRVPKSPSSTMDDYQRPVQWVLTGIARPSSEGGRKTVKHMIVISPYEANELHSEILKSKTVMIHLYAPRQNSNFSALDKLDLYTVPQADCAVLDIPAAVRIQLNLFAGQLYISSIGEYHEICNFLGIAYYAAPEGLSLAPDGFILTPNKTKFTKSPLKFLKVLMSQIRKDGQEIDKTHIGKLLDGKLLTLTDFEG